A genomic stretch from Actinomycetes bacterium includes:
- a CDS encoding SRPBCC family protein produces MPTDRSVVTVVVNAPFDEVLAAVRDVESQEHWVKEIHESDVLEEYEDGTPATARFTMVTGVGSDTYTLEYEHADDAMAWSLVDARMMKAQNGRFDLRDLGDGSTEVTLTLEVDHGLPAPGFLRRRVLNRFTAGIAQGLKTHLED; encoded by the coding sequence ATGCCGACCGACCGCAGCGTCGTGACCGTGGTGGTGAACGCGCCGTTCGACGAGGTGCTGGCCGCGGTCCGGGACGTCGAGAGCCAGGAGCACTGGGTCAAGGAGATCCACGAGTCCGACGTCCTGGAGGAGTACGAGGACGGCACCCCGGCCACCGCGCGGTTCACCATGGTGACCGGGGTGGGCTCAGACACCTACACCCTGGAGTACGAGCACGCGGACGACGCCATGGCGTGGTCGCTCGTCGACGCGCGGATGATGAAGGCCCAGAACGGCCGGTTCGACCTGCGCGACCTTGGCGACGGCAGCACCGAGGTGACGCTCACCCTCGAGGTCGACCACGGCCTGCCGGCCCCGGGGTTTCTGCGACGAAGGGTGCTCAACCGGTTCACTGCCGGCATCGCCCAGGGCCTGAAGACCCACCTGGAGGACTGA
- a CDS encoding ring-opening amidohydrolase translates to MAEPIEVRKVPLLTVTDASGLTGLIDDGVLDADWVIAVIGKTEGNGGVNDYTRILADRAFREVLVAKGSRTMEQAMQVPIVWSGGTDGVISPHATIFATLPADRAVATDKPRLTVGFAMSDQLLPEDIGRVAMIEKVAAAVRVAMERAGITDPTDVHYVQTKTPLLTIHTIRDARSRGKSVWTEQTHESMDLSNGTTALGIAEALGEIEMPTDADVLHNRGLYSAVASCSSGVELDRAQVVVVGNARGVGGRYRIGHGVMRDALDQDGIWSAIKDAGLDLPERPHWSDLDGRLVNVFLKCEADPSGEVRGRRNAMLDDSDVHWYRQIKSCVGGVTAAVTGDPAVFVSVSAVHQGPPGGGPVAAIVDLGGGS, encoded by the coding sequence GTGGCCGAGCCCATCGAGGTCCGCAAGGTTCCGCTTCTGACCGTGACGGACGCGTCCGGCCTGACCGGGCTGATCGACGACGGCGTGCTCGACGCCGACTGGGTGATCGCCGTCATCGGCAAGACCGAGGGCAACGGGGGTGTCAACGACTACACCCGGATCCTGGCCGACCGGGCCTTCCGCGAGGTGCTTGTGGCCAAGGGCAGCCGCACCATGGAGCAGGCCATGCAGGTGCCGATCGTGTGGTCTGGCGGCACCGACGGGGTGATCTCCCCGCACGCGACGATCTTCGCGACGCTGCCGGCGGACCGGGCCGTGGCCACCGACAAGCCGCGGCTGACCGTCGGGTTCGCCATGAGCGACCAGCTGCTGCCCGAGGACATCGGCCGGGTGGCCATGATCGAGAAGGTGGCGGCCGCGGTCCGGGTGGCCATGGAGCGGGCTGGGATCACCGACCCGACCGACGTCCACTACGTGCAGACGAAGACCCCGCTGCTCACCATCCACACCATCCGCGACGCGCGCAGCCGCGGCAAGTCGGTGTGGACCGAGCAGACCCACGAGTCCATGGACCTGTCCAACGGCACCACGGCGCTGGGCATCGCGGAGGCCCTCGGCGAGATCGAGATGCCGACGGACGCCGACGTGCTGCACAACCGGGGGCTGTACTCGGCGGTGGCGTCCTGCTCCTCGGGCGTCGAGCTGGACCGGGCCCAGGTGGTCGTGGTCGGCAACGCCCGCGGCGTCGGTGGGCGCTACCGGATCGGCCACGGCGTCATGCGCGACGCGCTCGACCAGGACGGCATCTGGTCGGCGATCAAGGACGCCGGCCTCGACCTGCCCGAGCGGCCGCACTGGAGCGACCTCGACGGGCGGCTGGTGAATGTCTTCCTCAAGTGCGAGGCCGACCCCAGCGGGGAGGTCCGCGGGCGCCGCAACGCGATGCTCGACGACTCGGACGTGCACTGGTACCGGCAGATCAAGTCCTGCGTGGGTGGGGTGACCGCGGCCGTCACGGGAGACCCGGCCGTGTTCGTCTCGGTGTCCGCCGTTCACCAGGGGCCGCCCGGGGGTGGCCCGGTGGCGGCGATCGTCGACCTGGGTGGGGGGTCGTAG